The DNA region TCACTTGCAGTTTCAGGAAGAGGAGGAACTAAAATTTCAATAATTCTTTTATGAACTTCTGCTTCTATTTTATCTTTTATTTTATCTTCATATTCACGTGTTACGATATTTATTGATTCATAAACTAAGTCTCTAATCATAGATTCAACATCACGACCTACAAAACCTACTTCTGTATATTTACTAGCTTCAACTTTAACAAAAGGCAAAGACATCATTTTTGCTAATCTTCTTGCAATTTCAGTTTTACCAATACCTGTACTACCAATCATAAGAATATTTTTTGGCATAATTTCTTCTTGAAGAATTGGCTCAACTTTCATTCTTCTATATCTATTTCTTAGAGCTAATGCAATTGTTTTTTTTGCATTAGCTTGCCCAATAATATAATCATCTAAGTATGCAACAATTTGCTTTGGTGTTAAATCCATACTTTTTTAATCCTCTATTTTTAATAATTTAATATTTTTATTTGTATAAATACATAATTCTGCGGCAACAAGAAGAGATTCTTTTACAAGTTCTTCCTCATCTAAGTTTGCATGTTTAGCTAATGCACGAGCAGCTGAAATAGCAAAGTTACCACCTGAACCAATTGAAGCAATAGCTCCATCTTCTGGTTCAACAACATCACCATTTCCACTTAAAATAAAAATATGCTCTTTATTTAAAACTATCATCATAGCTTCAAGCCGTCTTAAAACTTTATCTTTTCTCCACTCTTTTGAAAAAGAGATTACTGCTTTTAATAAATCACCTTTTGTAATTTCTAAATGACTTTCAAACATATCATAAAGATTAAAAGCATCAGCAGTGCTTCCTGCAAATCCTGAAAGAATTTGACCTTTATAAAGCTTTCTAATTTTTGTAGCATTACCTTTTAAAACAGTATCTCCAAAAGTAACTTGACCGTCACCTCCAATTACTGCTTTATTCTTACCTTTATACGCAAGTATAGTTGTAGCATCAAACATTTAATTATTCTCCAATAATTATAATTTCTAGTGTGGCGTGAACTGCATAACCTAATTTACAATCAACGTTAAATGTACCTTCTGATTTAATCTTTTTATCTAATGAAAGATTCTTTTTATCAATATCAATTGAGAATTGTTCTTTTAATTCTTCTGCAATTTCTTTATTTGTTACAGAACCAATTAAATGACCATTAGCACCAATTTTGTGTTTAACTGTAAGTTTAGTAGCATTTAATTTTTCTGCTAATTCTTCAGCTTCTTTTAATTCTAAAGCTTCTTTTGCTTTTTTTCTTTTTTGCTCAGCTCTATATTTTGCTAATACATCATTTGTTGCATGTAATGCTAAACCTTTTCCAATTAGAAAGTTTTTTCCATATCCATCTTTAACATCTTTAACTTCACCAGCTTTTCCTGTACCTTGTACATCTTTAATTAATAAAACTTTCATATTTACTCCATATATCTAAATAGATGTGATTTTACTATAATTTGTATGAAGTAAATATAAATAAGGCAAAGAAAAATACTAATACTTTAATTATGAGTAATATAATCTTCTTATTAAGTAATTATTCTAAAAATATTTTTATCATTTTGATGTTCATATTTAAAATCAAAATCATGCATATCTAAAATTGATTTAACTATATAAAGTCCTAATCCCATACCATGATTTTTTGATTTTACATCATTATGAAAAGGTTTAAAGTATTCTTCAAATTCTTTTTCTAGTTTTTTTCCATTAGAAATAAATAAAAGTTCATTATCTTTTTGTTCAATTTGTATTTTACCATCATACGAATATCTCAATGCATTATCAATTAAATTTTTTACTACCATTGATATTAAAGATAAATCCGCATTGATTTTGTCTTTTGGATTGATATTTAAAAGAATTTTTTCTTTTTGATTATCCAATAATAAAGTATTAAGTGCATCATCGAGGATTAATGATAAAGAAACATTATGTTTTGCTATTTTATAATTTTTTGAAACAACTTGTTCCACTTTTGAAAAATCATTAATTAAAAAATCGAGTCTTTTAAAAATATCAATCATTCTATTTTTTTGCTTTTCATTATCTATTAATTCACTTACAATTCTACCTTTTGCAATTGGTGTTTTTAATTCATGCATTATTGTTCTTAAAAAAAGTTGTCTTGAATTAAGCAATAATTCAATCCTTCGAACTGCTTTATCAAATTCATTTGATACTTCTGCTATCTCATCTTTTTTATTACTTTTACAAGAAATTGATAAATTCCCATTTGAAACACTTGATATATTATTTTTTAACTCTTTTAATGGTTGTAAGCTTTTGATTAACCATAAATATAAGAAAATCAAGAATAAAAATAAGAAAATAAAAATAAGATACGGGGAATATGAAGGATTAAAAATTCTAGGATCTTTGAATAATACTCTAAAAA from Poseidonibacter antarcticus includes:
- the hslV gene encoding ATP-dependent protease subunit HslV translates to MFDATTILAYKGKNKAVIGGDGQVTFGDTVLKGNATKIRKLYKGQILSGFAGSTADAFNLYDMFESHLEITKGDLLKAVISFSKEWRKDKVLRRLEAMMIVLNKEHIFILSGNGDVVEPEDGAIASIGSGGNFAISAARALAKHANLDEEELVKESLLVAAELCIYTNKNIKLLKIED
- the rplI gene encoding 50S ribosomal protein L9; translated protein: MKVLLIKDVQGTGKAGEVKDVKDGYGKNFLIGKGLALHATNDVLAKYRAEQKRKKAKEALELKEAEELAEKLNATKLTVKHKIGANGHLIGSVTNKEIAEELKEQFSIDIDKKNLSLDKKIKSEGTFNVDCKLGYAVHATLEIIIIGE
- a CDS encoding ArsS family sensor histidine kinase, whose translation is MNINSITTKISLIFLFFISILLALFFLYVDYEKKQEYKKIENYYVNISSYLRDKKMDRKDTIKYLQRLSFTLENNHEKILDNAEVIFSKRGFELFVYKKSYYLHIANPFFRVLFKDPRIFNPSYSPYLIFIFLFLFLIFLYLWLIKSLQPLKELKNNISSVSNGNLSISCKSNKKDEIAEVSNEFDKAVRRIELLLNSRQLFLRTIMHELKTPIAKGRIVSELIDNEKQKNRMIDIFKRLDFLINDFSKVEQVVSKNYKIAKHNVSLSLILDDALNTLLLDNQKEKILLNINPKDKINADLSLISMVVKNLIDNALRYSYDGKIQIEQKDNELLFISNGKKLEKEFEEYFKPFHNDVKSKNHGMGLGLYIVKSILDMHDFDFKYEHQNDKNIFRIIT